The DNA window CTTGGCTACGTGCTGGCGGCGGTGCGCGGGCGCCGGCTCGATCCCAGGCTGGCGCGCCTGGTGCCGGCGGCAGCAGCGGTGGTGGCTCTGATCTTGCCGCTCAACATGCTCGCGGCCAACCGGAAACTGGCCGACCGCAGCGGGGACTATGCGCTTCTGGATGCCGCCGCTGTCGTGCTGACCAATATCCCCTCCGATGCCGTCGTGCTGCTCTGGGGTGACGATGTCTTCTCCGCAGGCTTGTACCACTACTATGCCCTAGACCACCGACCGGTACCGCTGGTCTTGGGCAACCCCTTGCTGTCGCACCCATGGCATAAGGAACAGCTCGCCCCAGAGATTCGCAAGGCGGCGGCTCTGGCGGTCGCCAGGGACGGACCAGACGTTTTCCGGCGCCCCGAGAAGGTGGTGTGCGCCGTGCGGGAGTGCGTTGCCCCCGAGCGGCCGCTGTACGCGAACACGGAATTGAGTGCCGCGCCTCCCGGCTACGTGCTTCTGCGGGATCACGGTTGGAGCGGGTTGGTGCTTCCCCCCGGCCTCCCCCAGGCAGCCGATGCCCCCGGCTCGCGCCCGCTGCTGCAGTTGCGCGGCGGCGGCAGCAGCCTGCTGGGCGTGTCCATGCCGCGCCAGGTCAAGCGGGGAGAGCCCTTTGCCGTGACCGCCGCCATCCGTTGGCGTGGCGGCGCCGCGCCCGACGAGGAGCTGTTCATCATCTTCGCCCATTCAGACATCGCGGAGGGAATACCTGCAGGTACGCTCACGCGCACGCGCGGGCACCTGATGGTGCGGCAGGCTCCTTTGCTTTTCGCCCTGGCCGCGCCCGCCGGCCGGCCGGGCCACCACTACGAGCAAACGCTGAACGCCCTCTTCCCCCGCAACATAGCCCGCGGCACGTACCATGTGTTCGCGCAGTTGGCATGGGATCAGGGCTATACCCTGCCAGCGCCGTCGGGCACCATCCGCGTGCGCTAGTCAATCGTGGTCTGACGGGCGAGTTGCATCTCGCGACTTCTGGCGACTTGCCCGCCTATGGTGGACTTGTCCGCTTACGGTGGAGAAAGGTGACCGCCCGGACATGTCGGGACTCCAGCCCGGACTTATGAATTATCCGGCCTACCGCCCGGGGCCGCCGGGGACGCGGCGCAGCGGCACTTCCTCGGTGGTAACGATGATCCCTGACTTGGCCCGGGTGAAGTGGCCCCACGCGAAGCACGGTCGGCCCCCGGGGCGGCACATCGCCGGGCTGGTGATGGCCTCGCCGCGCGCACACTTGGCTGCACACCGCGGGTCGCGGCGCTGCTTCTCGACCGTCTCGCGGTGGATCTGCACTTCAGCCAGGTGACGGCACCGTTCCCAGTACTCGGGCAGGGAGCACAGCTCGCATTCCGCGGTCGTGACGTGAGTCTCCTGGGGGTCGCGCGCAACCGAGCAGATGAGGGCGCGAGCGCCCTTGCGCTGATACTCACAGGCGCGATGCCGGAAATCCTCCAGCCACGGGGCGTCCCGGCGTAGGATGGGATGCACCAGACCGTCAAGGGTGCCCTCGTCGAGTTGCTCGATCGCCTGGTCGGCGGCGGCGCGGGCAAGCGCGCGGCCGATGGCGGCCTTGCGCTCCGCGCCCCCGAGGTCCTGATAGACGGACTCGGACAGAGCCAGCCCGGTGGCCGACACTCGGCCCGGCTCGGGGAAGTCGAGCACCGATACGATGATCCGCAGCACCTGCTTGGCGTGCGGAGGCGTGAACTTGCCGCGGATGCGGTGCACCTCGCCCTCCGGCGACCGGTATGAGAAGTCCATCATTGCCGCTTGTCCTTGCCCAAGACCGCGCTCCGCGTCTTCCCCGACCTTCAATCCGCGAAGGTTCCCTCCGGCTGCAGCCGTCCTTCGCGCGCCCCGCTCCTACTCGGCGGACCCGCTATTGCGCGATCCCGAATGTGTCGCCAATGCCGCCGGTGCGGGCCTGGTGCCACCGCTTGGTCACCGAGTCCCATTCGTACTTGTAGGTGACCCGCTGCGGTTCCAGCTTGCGCTCCGGCGCCTCGCGACACTCCTCCTCGGTGGAGCCGGACTTGATGTAGGTCTCGATCACATGCGGCACCTGCGAATCGTAAACGGTCGTACGGCCCCCGGTCTCGCGAATCGTGATCTCCTCGGACTTCACCGCCGGCTTGCGGCGCGACCGCATGAGGCTGCAGCTCGAGCCGTCTATCTCCCACTTGGGCGCGTCGTAGCGATCCATCCGTTGGTTGTAGCGCTCCGCGTCCTCCCGAACCTGCGTCACCAGGGCGGCGCGCAACTCCTGCTCGCTGGGGCGGCTGGCGGCGCACCCCGCGACGACGCCCGCCACCGCCGCCGTCAGGAGCAATCCCCTGCCGGTTCGCTGTCCTCGACCTCTCTGGGCGCGGCATGACATGCTGATTATGTTCAACGCGCCGGGGGCTGCGACCTTTCCTCGCCCTGCACCTGCGGCGGACACGGACGGCCCAGGGGCTGAAAAAGGCGCATAGGGGCCTTGACAACGGCTATCAACTATGGTATATGATAATGGTCGCCAGTGGTTGATAAGCACCATCCGTGCCGAAAAGGAGCATCAGATGACCGCCAAACGGCTCTCCGCGAAGGACTCCCGCGACCTCATCTGGCTTTGCTGGCGCCTGGCCGAAACCCTGCGCGACGGCCCATCCATCGCCCCGGCGCTGGAGAAGGCCGCCGAACGCGCGCCGGTCGCCGTTCAACCCCTCTTGCGCGCCATCCGGCAGCGCTTGTCCAACGGCGGTCGAATGTCCGAGGAGCTGATGAGCCAGGGAGCGCCGACGTATGTCTGGGGCACGGTGTACGCGGGCGAGGTCACCGGTGACATGGTACCCGCCCTCACCGCCCTCGCCGGTCGCCTGGAGATGGAGCAAGCCCTGCCGCCCGCCCGCGACACGCGGCTGCGCGCCTACATTCTTGCCTGCGGTCGCCTGGCGATGTTGCTTTCCCTCGGGGTGCCGATCGAACGGGGGATGGAAGCGACGGCGGAATCGGTGACGCCCTCTGAGGCGACCGATGCGCTGATAGCCGCGCGCAAGGGAATCTTGCAGGGCGACATGCTCAGCGATGCGCTCCAACAGGCAGCGTCCAGCTTGCCGCCCCTGACCATTGACATGATTCGCGATGGAGAACACGACGGCCGCCTGGGCGAGACCTTGGCCGTCGTGGCGGACTACCTGTTGGATGAAGAGCAAGGTGGCCAATAGCCTTCGACAAGACCGATGCCATTCCGAGCGCCGCGAGGCTTGCCTGCCGAAGGCGGGAATCTCACCTTCGGTTGCAGCCACGCCGAGATTCTTCGCCCCGATGAATCGGGACTCGGAATGACATGGTTTCAGAATGACATTCTGGACATGCACACGGGAGGTGCGAAATGCGTAAGCGAAAGCGGGATGAACCCGAGGTAGCCGCAGCCGACGAGGTGCTCGACCTCAAGGCGGCGGCGGACTTCCTGAAGGTGAGCAAGCCGACGTTCTACCGCTGGCTGGCGCAGGGCAAGCTCAAGGGCTTCAAGGCGGGGCAGCAGTGGCGCTTCTACCGCCGCGACCTGGAGAAGTTCCTGGAGACGGAGGAACCGGTGGCGTTGCAGGTCGGGGGCGACGAGCTCGAAACGGCGGTGCGGGAGGCGCGCAAGGCGCGCGGCCTCTTGCCTATCGAATGGAACGAGCCGGGCCAGCTCCTGGCACCCCGCCCTGCGGAGGAGACGCCGGAGGAAAGCGTAATCCCCCGCACCGTTGCCACCATCATCGCCGAC is part of the Armatimonadota bacterium genome and encodes:
- a CDS encoding type II secretion system F family protein, translated to MTAKRLSAKDSRDLIWLCWRLAETLRDGPSIAPALEKAAERAPVAVQPLLRAIRQRLSNGGRMSEELMSQGAPTYVWGTVYAGEVTGDMVPALTALAGRLEMEQALPPARDTRLRAYILACGRLAMLLSLGVPIERGMEATAESVTPSEATDALIAARKGILQGDMLSDALQQAASSLPPLTIDMIRDGEHDGRLGETLAVVADYLLDEEQGGQ